Proteins from a genomic interval of Vanacampus margaritifer isolate UIUO_Vmar chromosome 4, RoL_Vmar_1.0, whole genome shotgun sequence:
- the itsn2b gene encoding intersectin-2b isoform X1, whose product MNGGTNVWAVTPEERNKHDQQFDTLAPSMGYVSGEQARKFFLQSGLPASVLAEIWALADLNKDGKMDRLEFSIAMKLVKLKLQGTPLPSLLPIIMKQPPVPAYNPAYGMVPNISLMSGTNLSMLTPVSMATPGHTSLPPMAGFNVGLLQPMATGLPLSASSYGPPLSLSATLPPSSMTGQMAAGLGEWAVPHAARLKYRQQFNILDKQMTGYLTGQQVRGAMATTMLSQTQLASIWNLADVDKDGKLSAEEFILAMHLVDVATSGQPLSRTLPADLVPPSQRAVVNGSSASHYAALNDNFDVEPPQKARSYISFEDKFKANMEFGNAELEKRRLALLEAEKKEQERQAQKVREEQERREKEAREAEERRRKEEERRLERQRELERQREEERQREIERKEAAQRELERQRKEEWERRKRGELQIKRQQEQDDIIQLKAKKRSLEMELEAVGSKQRQISDRLWDIQNKKKLPKTELDLINQRKDGRQQDIINLQKQIEESQRKLSQLTPEQKRLTETLQSMAVNNFSVSTISNLKLGVTQKRGTCKKLKDQLEALERETAAKLEELDRYNKGMQELRESQLKQQAALENLRSIKENKKQELIWRKEEHEQRRKQEEERRRQEEEAQRLIKLEKERQWQEKLRRDEEERQRRLQEEREAKQRKEEEKERQALIQAAKLEAERELRAKEEAERKRREGEERKKSEEEERQRQAERRRQEEERRKLEEERRQLEAERKKLEEDKRMEEKRRIEEERLKREEDRRRLEEERQRKQEQDAEERRRLEEERRLERERVEEERRRQRASHAAIRDSEERRRFEDEERRKEEEERRKGEEEKRKLQQQQEEDWRRREEERKRAELDRKRKLEEEEKKRRENQSSGGGKIDIQEKLNSLLRGLEERKGRQPRVMKPRSSVALTPFRALYPFTARNHEELTFNADEIIEVDETVEPEEGWLYGSRQGQMGWFPKSYVERVGPSDSTAPAPPPKLPIQSQLSHALEAAKVAGTKSAFTPTHSPNTTTPGQQVVGNLLAQALCSWTAKTDSHLNFNKDDVIQVLEQQDSWWLGNLNGEQGWFPKSYVTLLGEDNSSDMKNATSNATDTSSSQQFEEYTALYPYESPEASDLKFREGNVILVTKKDGDWWTGTIGDRSGAFPATYVKPKEADTSTSAKKPEIGKVTRAHISSVPGQLNLENGQLVVILGKDVSGWRLGELQARGKKRQKGWFPSSHIQILGSSSGKSTPAVQSGVCQVIAIYDYTAANKDELSFSANQPITVLDKNDPDWWKGEVNGATGLFPTNYVKMTTGDGDPSHQWCADMTSFDSLSPLEKKRQGYIHELLQTEERYVEDLQTVLEVFHKPMSESGRLNDAEMNMIFANWKDLIACNTKLLRALSARKKSGGENMPVQMVGDILVAELSHMHPYSHFCSCQIKGAALLQTRTDNEPDFKVFLKKIGSDYRCKGMPLSSFLLKPMQRITRYPLHIKSILECTAAGHGDRGPLKEALERAEELCQQVNEGVRDTENSDRLEWVQSHVLCEGAAENIVFNSITNCLGPRKLLHSGKLSKVKSNKELWVFLFNDFLLLTQSGKQFTLSGIDKLFSTKNNGQLKMYKPPVMLNEVLVKLPDPSGDEPVFHISHIDTVYILRTDNINERTAWVQKIKAASEEYIETEKKKRDRAYQFRSVKGKGIGRLLVTILEATELKAVRSNGKMNPYCEVTMGAQVFTSRTINDTVYPKWNFNCQFQIKDVYQDVLSITIFERDLFAPDEFLGRTEVPVATIKKELESKGAVTRRLLLHEVPTGEVWVRLDLQLFNGK is encoded by the exons ATGAATG GTGGTACAAATGTGTGGGCTGTCACTCCAGAAGAGAGGAACAAGCATGACCAGCAGTTTGACACACTTGCCCCGTCAATGGGTTATGTTTCAG GTGAACAGGCAAGGAAGTTTTTCCTTCAATCAGGGCTACCTGCGTCAGTTCTTGCTGAGATATG GGCTCTTGCTGACCTGAACAAAGATGGGAAGATGGACAGGTTGGAGTTTTCCATTGCGATGAAGCTTGTAAAGCTCAAACTCCAGGGAACACCGCTTCCTTCTCTACTGCCAATCATCATGAAGCAGCCTCCTGTGCCTGCTTACAATCCTGCCTATG GGATGGTGCCTAACATCTCCCTGATGTCTGGCACCAACCTGTCCATGTTAACACCTGTATCTATGGCAACCCCAGGACACACTTCTTTGCCACCAATGGCAGGCTTCAACGTGGGACTTCTCCAGCCAATGGCCACTG GCCTTCCTCTATCTGCATCCTCCTATGGTCCTCCACTTTCATTAAG CGCGACTTTGCCACCCTCCTCAATGACTGGCCAAATGGCAGCAGGCCTCGGGGAGTGGGCCGTGCCACATGCCGCCAGACTGAAATATAGGCAGCAGTTCAACATCTTGGACAAGCAGATGACTGGATACCTCACTG GTCAGCAGGTGAGAGGTGCCATGGCAACCACAATGCTCAGTCAGACTCAGCTTGCCTCCATCTG GAATTTGGCTGATGTGGACAAGGACGGCAAGCTCTCGGCCGAGGAATTCATCCTGGCCATGCATCTGGTAGATGTGGCCACGAGCGGGCAACCGCTGTCGCGAACCCTGCCAGCTGACCTGGTGCCACCCTCACAAAG GGCCGTTGTGAATGGGTCCAGTGCGTCTCACTATGCAGCTCTTAATGATAATTTTGATGTTGAACCCCCACAAAAAGCCAGAAGCTACa TATCATTCGAGGACAAATTCAAAGCCAACATGGAGTTTGGTAATGCAGAGCTGGAGAAGAGACGATTGGCATTGCTGGAAGCGGAAAAAAAGGAGCAAGAGAGGCAAGCTCAAAAGGTACGAGAGGAGCAAGAGCGGCGGGAGAAGGAAGCTCGTGAagcagaggagaggaggcggaaAGAGGAAGAGAGACGGCTGGAGCGCCAGAGAGAGTTGGAGAGGCAGAGAGAAGAAGAACGTCAGAGAGAAATTGAAAGAAAAGAG GCTGCACAGCGAGAGCTTGAGCGGCAAAGGAAGGAGGAATGGGAAAGGAGGAAACGAGGAGAGCTCCAAATAAAGAGGCAGCAGGAGCAGGATGACATTATCCAGCTCAAAGCTAAGAAGAGGAGTCTGGAGATGGAGTTGGAAGCTGTG GGTAGCAAACAGCGTCAGATTTCTGACCGTCTGTGGGACATTCAAAACAAGAAGAAGCTTCCCAAGACTGAGCTGGACCTTATCAATCAGAGGAAAGATGGGCGCCAACAAGACATCATAAACCTTCAGAAACAGATTGAG GAGTCCCAGAGGAAATTGTCCCAATTGACTCCAGAACAAAAGAGGTTGACGGAGACACTCCAAAGCATGGCTGTGAATAACTTTTCCG TGTCCACCATCTCCAACCTGAAGCTCGGTGTTACCCAGAAGCGCGGTACATGCAAAAAACTGAAAGATCAGTTGGAAGCCCTTGAGAGAGAAACTGCTGCCAAACTGGAAGAGCTGGACCGGTATAACAAAGGCATGCAG GAACTGAGGGAGAGCCAGCTGAAGCAGCAGGCAGCACTTGAGAACCTGCGTAGTATCAAAGAGAACAAAAAGCAAGAGCTCATTTGGAGGAAGGAGGAGCATGAGCAAAGGAGGAAACAGGAAGAAGAGAGAAGGCGGCAGGAAGAAGAAGCTCAAAG GCTTATCAAGCTAGAAAAGGAACGTCAGTGGCAGGAGAAGTTGAGGAGGGATGAGGAGGAGCGCCAGAGAAGACTTCAGGAGGAACGCGAGGCCAAAcaaaggaaggaggaggagaaagaaaggCAAGCTCTCATCCAGGCAGCGAAGTTGGAGGCCGAACGAGAACTCAGGGCAAAGGAGGAGGCGGAGCGGAAGCGTAGAGAAGGAGAGGAGAGGAAGAAAAGCGAGGAAGAGGAACGCCAGAGGCAAGCAGAGAGACGGAGGCAGGAGGAAGAGAGAAGAAAactggaggaggagaggaggcaGTTGGAGGCTGAGAGAAAGAAGCTGGAGGAGGATAAAAGGATGGAGGAAAAGAGAAGGATAGAGGAGGAGCGACTGAAGCGAGAGGAGGACAGGAGGAGGCTGGAGGAAGAACGTCAAAGGAAGCAAGAGCAGGAtgcagaggagaggaggcggctTGAAGAGGAACGCAGACTGGAGAGGGAGCGAGTGGAGGAGGAAAGGCGGAGACAGAGGGCCTCCCATGCCGCCATCCGAGACTCTGAAGAAAGGAGGAGGTTTGAGGATGAAGAGAGgagaaaagaggaagaggagaggagaAAAGGGGAGGAAGAGAAACGGAAGCTTCAGCAGCAACAGGAGGAAGACTGGAGAAGGCGTGAGGAGGAAAGAAAAAGAGCAGAGTTGGATAGAAAGAGAAagttggaagaagaagaaaagaagagaagGGAGAATCAGTCAAGTGGAGGAGGCAAAATTGACATTCAAGAGAAACTGAACTCTCTGCTTAGAGGGCTGGAGGAACGGAAAG GCCGGCAACCAAGGGTCATGAAACCCAGGAGTTCGGTGGCTCTTACGCCCTTCAGGGCACTTTATCCTTTCACTGCGCGAAACCATGAAGAGCTCACTTTTAACGCAGATGAAATCATCGAG GTGGATGAGACTGTGGAGCCAGAGGAGGGTTGGTTGTATGGGAGCAGGCAGGGTCAGATGGGTTGGTTCCCAAAGAGCTACGTGGAGAGGGTGGGTCCGTCTGACTCGACAGCCCCTGCACCACCTCCAAAATTGCCCATCCAGTCGCAGCTCTCTCATGCTCTTGAAGCGGCAAAGGTAGCTGGGACTAAATCTGCCTTCACCCCAACACACTCTCCAAACACCACCACACCAGGACAG CAGGTTGTAGGGAACCTGCTCGCCCAGGCCCTGTGCTCCTGGACTGCAAAGACAGACAGCCATCTAAACTTCAATAAGGACGATGTGATTCAGGTGTTAGAACAGCAGGACAGCTGGTGGTTGGGAAACCTGAACGGAGAACAAGGCTGGTTCCCCAAGTCCTACGTCACCCTTCTCGGAGAAGACAACAGTTCAGA CATGAAGAACGCCACATCCAATGCCACAGACACGAGCAGCAGTCAGCAATTTGAAG AGTATACAGCGTTATACCCATATGAGTCACCAGAGGCTTCAGATCTGAAGTTTAGAGAGGGTAATGTGATCTTGGTGACCAAGAAAGATGGAGATTGGTGGACTGGCACCATTGGCGACCGCTCTGGTGCCTTTCCCGCCACCTATGTCAAACCAAAAGAGGCTGAT ACAAGCACATCTGCCAAGAAGCCAG AGATTGGCAAAGTGACCAGAGCCCACATCTCCTCTGTACCTGGGCAGCTGAACCTTGAGAATGGTCAGCTCGTTGTCATCCTCGGCAAGGATGTGTCAGGCTGGCGGCTCGGAGAGCTGCAG GCCCGTGGTAAAAAGCGCCAGAAAGGGTGGTTTCCTTCCTCACATATCCAGATATTGGGGTCTAGTAGTGGCAAATCCACACCAGCAGTCCAGTCAG GAGTGTGCCAGGTGATCGCCATATACGACTACACAGCCGCCAACAAGGACGAGCTGAGCTTCTCAGCAAATCAGCCAATCACCGTCCTCGACAAGAACGACCCCGACTGGTGGAAGGGCGAGGTCAATGGGGCTACTGGGTTGTTCCCCACCAATTACGTTAAGATGACCACGGGAGACGGTGACCCCAGTCACCAGT GGTGTGCAGACATGACCAGCTTCGACTCGCTGAGCCCACTTGAGAAGAAGAGGCAAGGCTACATTCATGAGCTGCTACAGACTGAGGAAAGATATGTGGAGGACCTGCAGACAGTGCTCGAG GTTTTCCATAAGCCCATGTCGGAATCCGGACGACTGAATGATGCAGAGATGAACATGATCTTTGCCAACTGGAAAGATCTGATTGCCTGCAACACTAAACTTCTCAG ggcgtTGTCTGCTCGAAAGAAAAGCGGCGGGGAGAACATGCCGGTGCAGATGGTGGGAGACATTCTGGTTGCTGAGCTGTCCCACATGCATCCGTACAGCCACTTCTGCTCGTGTCAGATTAAAGGAGCCGCGCTGCTGCAGACTCGCACCGACAACGAGCCTGACTTCAAGGTGTTTCTCAAG AAAATTGGCTCAGACTACAGATGTAAAGGGATGCCACTGTCCAGCTTCCTCCTCAAACCCATGCAGAGGATCACACGCTACCCGCTGCACATCAAAAGT ATTTTGGAGTGCACTGCGGCTGGCCATGGTGACAGAGGTCCTCTAAAAGAAGCTCTGGAGAGGGCAGAGGAACTCTGTCAACAG GTCAATGAAGGTGTGAGAGATACGGAGAACTCTGATAGGCTGGAGTGGGTTCAGAGTCATGTCCTGTGTGAAGGCGCAGCCGAG aatattgtttttaactctATCACCAACTGTTTGGGCCCAAGAAAATTACTCCACAGTGGCAAG ttgtCCAAAGTAAAGAGCAACAAGGAACTTTGGGTCTTCCTCTTCAACGACTTCCTGCTCTTGACTCAATCAGGGAAGCAATTCACCTTGTCTGGTATTGATAAACTGTTCAGCACCAAGAACAACGGGCAGCTCAAAATGTACAAGCCG CCTGTTATGCTCAATGAAGTGCTGGTGAAACTGCCGGATCCTTCCGGTGACGAACCCGTCTTCCACATCTCGCACATCGACACGGTTTACATACTGAGGACGGACAACATCAATGAACG GACAGCTTGGGTTCAGAAGATCAAGGCAGCATCTGAAGAATACATCGAGACGGAAAAGAAGAAGCGGGACAGGGCCTACCAAT TTCGCTCCGTGAAGGGAAAGGGAATCGGCCGACTCCTCGTCACAATTTTGGAAGCCACAGAGCTGAAGGCAGTCCGGTCCAATG GTAAAATGAATCCGTACTGTGAGGTGACCATGGGAGCTCAGGTGTTCACGTCCCGGACGATCAACGACACAGTGTACCCCAAGTGGAACTTCAACTGTCAGTTCCAAATCAAGGATGTCTACCAAGATGTCCTCAGCATCACTATATTTGAGAGGGACCTGTTTGCTCCTGATG AATTCCTGGGACGAACGGAGGTTCCCGTGGCGACCATAAAGAAAGAGCTGGAGAGTAAGGGCGCCGTAACGCGACGTCTTCTGCTGCATGAGGTGCCCACCGGGGAAGTGTGGGTTCGCCTCGACCTGCAGCTCTTTAATGGCAAATAG
- the itsn2b gene encoding intersectin-2b isoform X2 has product MNGGTNVWAVTPEERNKHDQQFDTLAPSMGYVSGEQARKFFLQSGLPASVLAEIWALADLNKDGKMDRLEFSIAMKLVKLKLQGTPLPSLLPIIMKQPPVPAYNPAYGMVPNISLMSGTNLSMLTPVSMATPGHTSLPPMAGFNVGLLQPMATGLPLSASSYGPPLSLSATLPPSSMTGQMAAGLGEWAVPHAARLKYRQQFNILDKQMTGYLTGQQVRGAMATTMLSQTQLASIWNLADVDKDGKLSAEEFILAMHLVDVATSGQPLSRTLPADLVPPSQRAVVNGSSASHYAALNDNFDVEPPQKARSYISFEDKFKANMEFGNAELEKRRLALLEAEKKEQERQAQKVREEQERREKEAREAEERRRKEEERRLERQRELERQREEERQREIERKEAAQRELERQRKEEWERRKRGELQIKRQQEQDDIIQLKAKKRSLEMELEAVGSKQRQISDRLWDIQNKKKLPKTELDLINQRKDGRQQDIINLQKQIEESQRKLSQLTPEQKRLTETLQSMAVNNFSVSTISNLKLGVTQKRGTCKKLKDQLEALERETAAKLEELDRYNKGMQELRESQLKQQAALENLRSIKENKKQELIWRKEEHEQRRKQEEERRRQEEEAQRLIKLEKERQWQEKLRRDEEERQRRLQEEREAKQRKEEEKERQALIQAAKLEAERELRAKEEAERKRREGEERKKSEEEERQRQAERRRQEEERRKLEEERRQLEAERKKLEEDKRMEEKRRIEEERLKREEDRRRLEEERQRKQEQDAEERRRLEEERRLERERVEEERRRQRASHAAIRDSEERRRFEDEERRKEEEERRKGEEEKRKLQQQQEEDWRRREEERKRAELDRKRKLEEEEKKRRENQSSGGGKIDIQEKLNSLLRGLEERKGRQPRVMKPRSSVALTPFRALYPFTARNHEELTFNADEIIEVDETVEPEEGWLYGSRQGQMGWFPKSYVERVGPSDSTAPAPPPKLPIQSQLSHALEAAKVAGTKSAFTPTHSPNTTTPGQVVGNLLAQALCSWTAKTDSHLNFNKDDVIQVLEQQDSWWLGNLNGEQGWFPKSYVTLLGEDNSSDMKNATSNATDTSSSQQFEEYTALYPYESPEASDLKFREGNVILVTKKDGDWWTGTIGDRSGAFPATYVKPKEADTSTSAKKPEIGKVTRAHISSVPGQLNLENGQLVVILGKDVSGWRLGELQARGKKRQKGWFPSSHIQILGSSSGKSTPAVQSGVCQVIAIYDYTAANKDELSFSANQPITVLDKNDPDWWKGEVNGATGLFPTNYVKMTTGDGDPSHQWCADMTSFDSLSPLEKKRQGYIHELLQTEERYVEDLQTVLEVFHKPMSESGRLNDAEMNMIFANWKDLIACNTKLLRALSARKKSGGENMPVQMVGDILVAELSHMHPYSHFCSCQIKGAALLQTRTDNEPDFKVFLKKIGSDYRCKGMPLSSFLLKPMQRITRYPLHIKSILECTAAGHGDRGPLKEALERAEELCQQVNEGVRDTENSDRLEWVQSHVLCEGAAENIVFNSITNCLGPRKLLHSGKLSKVKSNKELWVFLFNDFLLLTQSGKQFTLSGIDKLFSTKNNGQLKMYKPPVMLNEVLVKLPDPSGDEPVFHISHIDTVYILRTDNINERTAWVQKIKAASEEYIETEKKKRDRAYQFRSVKGKGIGRLLVTILEATELKAVRSNGKMNPYCEVTMGAQVFTSRTINDTVYPKWNFNCQFQIKDVYQDVLSITIFERDLFAPDEFLGRTEVPVATIKKELESKGAVTRRLLLHEVPTGEVWVRLDLQLFNGK; this is encoded by the exons ATGAATG GTGGTACAAATGTGTGGGCTGTCACTCCAGAAGAGAGGAACAAGCATGACCAGCAGTTTGACACACTTGCCCCGTCAATGGGTTATGTTTCAG GTGAACAGGCAAGGAAGTTTTTCCTTCAATCAGGGCTACCTGCGTCAGTTCTTGCTGAGATATG GGCTCTTGCTGACCTGAACAAAGATGGGAAGATGGACAGGTTGGAGTTTTCCATTGCGATGAAGCTTGTAAAGCTCAAACTCCAGGGAACACCGCTTCCTTCTCTACTGCCAATCATCATGAAGCAGCCTCCTGTGCCTGCTTACAATCCTGCCTATG GGATGGTGCCTAACATCTCCCTGATGTCTGGCACCAACCTGTCCATGTTAACACCTGTATCTATGGCAACCCCAGGACACACTTCTTTGCCACCAATGGCAGGCTTCAACGTGGGACTTCTCCAGCCAATGGCCACTG GCCTTCCTCTATCTGCATCCTCCTATGGTCCTCCACTTTCATTAAG CGCGACTTTGCCACCCTCCTCAATGACTGGCCAAATGGCAGCAGGCCTCGGGGAGTGGGCCGTGCCACATGCCGCCAGACTGAAATATAGGCAGCAGTTCAACATCTTGGACAAGCAGATGACTGGATACCTCACTG GTCAGCAGGTGAGAGGTGCCATGGCAACCACAATGCTCAGTCAGACTCAGCTTGCCTCCATCTG GAATTTGGCTGATGTGGACAAGGACGGCAAGCTCTCGGCCGAGGAATTCATCCTGGCCATGCATCTGGTAGATGTGGCCACGAGCGGGCAACCGCTGTCGCGAACCCTGCCAGCTGACCTGGTGCCACCCTCACAAAG GGCCGTTGTGAATGGGTCCAGTGCGTCTCACTATGCAGCTCTTAATGATAATTTTGATGTTGAACCCCCACAAAAAGCCAGAAGCTACa TATCATTCGAGGACAAATTCAAAGCCAACATGGAGTTTGGTAATGCAGAGCTGGAGAAGAGACGATTGGCATTGCTGGAAGCGGAAAAAAAGGAGCAAGAGAGGCAAGCTCAAAAGGTACGAGAGGAGCAAGAGCGGCGGGAGAAGGAAGCTCGTGAagcagaggagaggaggcggaaAGAGGAAGAGAGACGGCTGGAGCGCCAGAGAGAGTTGGAGAGGCAGAGAGAAGAAGAACGTCAGAGAGAAATTGAAAGAAAAGAG GCTGCACAGCGAGAGCTTGAGCGGCAAAGGAAGGAGGAATGGGAAAGGAGGAAACGAGGAGAGCTCCAAATAAAGAGGCAGCAGGAGCAGGATGACATTATCCAGCTCAAAGCTAAGAAGAGGAGTCTGGAGATGGAGTTGGAAGCTGTG GGTAGCAAACAGCGTCAGATTTCTGACCGTCTGTGGGACATTCAAAACAAGAAGAAGCTTCCCAAGACTGAGCTGGACCTTATCAATCAGAGGAAAGATGGGCGCCAACAAGACATCATAAACCTTCAGAAACAGATTGAG GAGTCCCAGAGGAAATTGTCCCAATTGACTCCAGAACAAAAGAGGTTGACGGAGACACTCCAAAGCATGGCTGTGAATAACTTTTCCG TGTCCACCATCTCCAACCTGAAGCTCGGTGTTACCCAGAAGCGCGGTACATGCAAAAAACTGAAAGATCAGTTGGAAGCCCTTGAGAGAGAAACTGCTGCCAAACTGGAAGAGCTGGACCGGTATAACAAAGGCATGCAG GAACTGAGGGAGAGCCAGCTGAAGCAGCAGGCAGCACTTGAGAACCTGCGTAGTATCAAAGAGAACAAAAAGCAAGAGCTCATTTGGAGGAAGGAGGAGCATGAGCAAAGGAGGAAACAGGAAGAAGAGAGAAGGCGGCAGGAAGAAGAAGCTCAAAG GCTTATCAAGCTAGAAAAGGAACGTCAGTGGCAGGAGAAGTTGAGGAGGGATGAGGAGGAGCGCCAGAGAAGACTTCAGGAGGAACGCGAGGCCAAAcaaaggaaggaggaggagaaagaaaggCAAGCTCTCATCCAGGCAGCGAAGTTGGAGGCCGAACGAGAACTCAGGGCAAAGGAGGAGGCGGAGCGGAAGCGTAGAGAAGGAGAGGAGAGGAAGAAAAGCGAGGAAGAGGAACGCCAGAGGCAAGCAGAGAGACGGAGGCAGGAGGAAGAGAGAAGAAAactggaggaggagaggaggcaGTTGGAGGCTGAGAGAAAGAAGCTGGAGGAGGATAAAAGGATGGAGGAAAAGAGAAGGATAGAGGAGGAGCGACTGAAGCGAGAGGAGGACAGGAGGAGGCTGGAGGAAGAACGTCAAAGGAAGCAAGAGCAGGAtgcagaggagaggaggcggctTGAAGAGGAACGCAGACTGGAGAGGGAGCGAGTGGAGGAGGAAAGGCGGAGACAGAGGGCCTCCCATGCCGCCATCCGAGACTCTGAAGAAAGGAGGAGGTTTGAGGATGAAGAGAGgagaaaagaggaagaggagaggagaAAAGGGGAGGAAGAGAAACGGAAGCTTCAGCAGCAACAGGAGGAAGACTGGAGAAGGCGTGAGGAGGAAAGAAAAAGAGCAGAGTTGGATAGAAAGAGAAagttggaagaagaagaaaagaagagaagGGAGAATCAGTCAAGTGGAGGAGGCAAAATTGACATTCAAGAGAAACTGAACTCTCTGCTTAGAGGGCTGGAGGAACGGAAAG GCCGGCAACCAAGGGTCATGAAACCCAGGAGTTCGGTGGCTCTTACGCCCTTCAGGGCACTTTATCCTTTCACTGCGCGAAACCATGAAGAGCTCACTTTTAACGCAGATGAAATCATCGAG GTGGATGAGACTGTGGAGCCAGAGGAGGGTTGGTTGTATGGGAGCAGGCAGGGTCAGATGGGTTGGTTCCCAAAGAGCTACGTGGAGAGGGTGGGTCCGTCTGACTCGACAGCCCCTGCACCACCTCCAAAATTGCCCATCCAGTCGCAGCTCTCTCATGCTCTTGAAGCGGCAAAGGTAGCTGGGACTAAATCTGCCTTCACCCCAACACACTCTCCAAACACCACCACACCAGGACAG GTTGTAGGGAACCTGCTCGCCCAGGCCCTGTGCTCCTGGACTGCAAAGACAGACAGCCATCTAAACTTCAATAAGGACGATGTGATTCAGGTGTTAGAACAGCAGGACAGCTGGTGGTTGGGAAACCTGAACGGAGAACAAGGCTGGTTCCCCAAGTCCTACGTCACCCTTCTCGGAGAAGACAACAGTTCAGA CATGAAGAACGCCACATCCAATGCCACAGACACGAGCAGCAGTCAGCAATTTGAAG AGTATACAGCGTTATACCCATATGAGTCACCAGAGGCTTCAGATCTGAAGTTTAGAGAGGGTAATGTGATCTTGGTGACCAAGAAAGATGGAGATTGGTGGACTGGCACCATTGGCGACCGCTCTGGTGCCTTTCCCGCCACCTATGTCAAACCAAAAGAGGCTGAT ACAAGCACATCTGCCAAGAAGCCAG AGATTGGCAAAGTGACCAGAGCCCACATCTCCTCTGTACCTGGGCAGCTGAACCTTGAGAATGGTCAGCTCGTTGTCATCCTCGGCAAGGATGTGTCAGGCTGGCGGCTCGGAGAGCTGCAG GCCCGTGGTAAAAAGCGCCAGAAAGGGTGGTTTCCTTCCTCACATATCCAGATATTGGGGTCTAGTAGTGGCAAATCCACACCAGCAGTCCAGTCAG GAGTGTGCCAGGTGATCGCCATATACGACTACACAGCCGCCAACAAGGACGAGCTGAGCTTCTCAGCAAATCAGCCAATCACCGTCCTCGACAAGAACGACCCCGACTGGTGGAAGGGCGAGGTCAATGGGGCTACTGGGTTGTTCCCCACCAATTACGTTAAGATGACCACGGGAGACGGTGACCCCAGTCACCAGT GGTGTGCAGACATGACCAGCTTCGACTCGCTGAGCCCACTTGAGAAGAAGAGGCAAGGCTACATTCATGAGCTGCTACAGACTGAGGAAAGATATGTGGAGGACCTGCAGACAGTGCTCGAG GTTTTCCATAAGCCCATGTCGGAATCCGGACGACTGAATGATGCAGAGATGAACATGATCTTTGCCAACTGGAAAGATCTGATTGCCTGCAACACTAAACTTCTCAG ggcgtTGTCTGCTCGAAAGAAAAGCGGCGGGGAGAACATGCCGGTGCAGATGGTGGGAGACATTCTGGTTGCTGAGCTGTCCCACATGCATCCGTACAGCCACTTCTGCTCGTGTCAGATTAAAGGAGCCGCGCTGCTGCAGACTCGCACCGACAACGAGCCTGACTTCAAGGTGTTTCTCAAG AAAATTGGCTCAGACTACAGATGTAAAGGGATGCCACTGTCCAGCTTCCTCCTCAAACCCATGCAGAGGATCACACGCTACCCGCTGCACATCAAAAGT ATTTTGGAGTGCACTGCGGCTGGCCATGGTGACAGAGGTCCTCTAAAAGAAGCTCTGGAGAGGGCAGAGGAACTCTGTCAACAG GTCAATGAAGGTGTGAGAGATACGGAGAACTCTGATAGGCTGGAGTGGGTTCAGAGTCATGTCCTGTGTGAAGGCGCAGCCGAG aatattgtttttaactctATCACCAACTGTTTGGGCCCAAGAAAATTACTCCACAGTGGCAAG ttgtCCAAAGTAAAGAGCAACAAGGAACTTTGGGTCTTCCTCTTCAACGACTTCCTGCTCTTGACTCAATCAGGGAAGCAATTCACCTTGTCTGGTATTGATAAACTGTTCAGCACCAAGAACAACGGGCAGCTCAAAATGTACAAGCCG CCTGTTATGCTCAATGAAGTGCTGGTGAAACTGCCGGATCCTTCCGGTGACGAACCCGTCTTCCACATCTCGCACATCGACACGGTTTACATACTGAGGACGGACAACATCAATGAACG GACAGCTTGGGTTCAGAAGATCAAGGCAGCATCTGAAGAATACATCGAGACGGAAAAGAAGAAGCGGGACAGGGCCTACCAAT TTCGCTCCGTGAAGGGAAAGGGAATCGGCCGACTCCTCGTCACAATTTTGGAAGCCACAGAGCTGAAGGCAGTCCGGTCCAATG GTAAAATGAATCCGTACTGTGAGGTGACCATGGGAGCTCAGGTGTTCACGTCCCGGACGATCAACGACACAGTGTACCCCAAGTGGAACTTCAACTGTCAGTTCCAAATCAAGGATGTCTACCAAGATGTCCTCAGCATCACTATATTTGAGAGGGACCTGTTTGCTCCTGATG AATTCCTGGGACGAACGGAGGTTCCCGTGGCGACCATAAAGAAAGAGCTGGAGAGTAAGGGCGCCGTAACGCGACGTCTTCTGCTGCATGAGGTGCCCACCGGGGAAGTGTGGGTTCGCCTCGACCTGCAGCTCTTTAATGGCAAATAG